The Falco naumanni isolate bFalNau1 chromosome 1, bFalNau1.pat, whole genome shotgun sequence genome window below encodes:
- the LOC121084207 gene encoding coiled-coil domain-containing protein 183-like: MPIQVAQEKLQADIYERVNTCNMLLHQVRQRRQVREELQRRLQQLQDAAMPDKRQQAQAQAIRQLEKNIEKMLLKVHTGQKVTALYLAVRDVLRKELAHLPPHLDLLCKMAELYGRELQDMDLMALEACKAADRAKKDANRTRSRILAERARMYRSRATQEVSADTGWREEMYQRHLRAQERHELTVDSPTPASQDQLVGECLAGCRGVGRGHSRRHPSLTLPSHPRHQSGGPQVPDGARGQGHAEVGAGQGCAAVLQHLGNVNPPSGKTHGCSGPGELRALCLPCCIVGFSALLCLGRPPEAAQVLALSPGQDIPGRLLEQQKSSADLEQCIKEGEEKKQALAERLHELELNLAKLKFHPPSNTSRVLEEELRLKLQCQEARLEDMRAQMMRSKDDLLKCEVNIDSLFVRLQGITVPGQEDPVKAMAVEEKLQHCEQKLRYLVQQVASLPHDWRSPNKDNKIFAKVRSITEKTTRDHPQNLRVSLEDADSSQGRRAQRGHVPQQPSQPLPMGIPGHPCLSSTVPAEPNPRAACPRCCGTRRESLGFKITWLWPPPVGCSWGRPRAFGSSLLCFEQSGSCTHHPPAPGLSGKPQQC; this comes from the exons ATGCCCATCCAGGTGGCCCAGGAGAAGCTCCAGGCCGACATCTATGAACGGGTGAACACCTGCAACATGCTGCTGCACCAGGTGAGGCAGCGGAGACAAGTGCgggaggagctgcagaggcggctgcagcagctgcaggatgctgcgATGCCTGACAAGCGGCAGCAGGCACAGGCGCAG gccATTCgccagctggagaaaaacattGAGAAGATGCTCCTCAAAGTCCACACTGGACAGAAGGTGACCGCCCTGTACCTGGCGGTGCGGGATGTCCTGAGGAAG GAGCTGGCCCACCTGCCTCCGCACCTGGACCTCCTGTGCAAGATGGCCGAGCTGTATGGTAGGGAGCTCCAGGACATGGATCTCATGGCCTTGGAGGCCTGCAAAGCCGCTGACAGAGCCAAG AAGGACGCAAACAGGACGCGCAGCCGGATCCTTGCGGAGAGAGCGCGCATGTACCGCTCCCGGGCCACCCAGGAGGTCTCTGCAGACACAGGGTGGCGGGAGGAGATGTACCAAAGGCACCTGAGAGCG caggagaggcacGAGCTCACCGTGGACTCCCCGACCCCGGCCTCACAGGACCAGCTCGTGGGTGAGTGCCTGgcggggtgcaggggggtgggacGCGGGCACAGCCGCAGGCATCCTTCCCTGAcgcttccctcccaccccaggcaCCAGTCTGGAGGCCCTCAGGTCCCAGATGGAGCACGAGGCCAGGGTCACGCAGAAGTTGGAGCAGGCCAAGGCTGCGCTGcagtgctccagcacctgggtAACGTGAACCCCCCCTCTGGTAAAACCCACGGCTGCTCAGGGCCCGGGGAGCTGAGAGCCCTCTGCTTGCCTTGTTGCATTGTGGGCTtctctgccctcctctgcctcgGGAGACCCCcagaggctgctcagg TCCTCGCGCTCTCCCCCGGCCAGGACATACCCGGCAGGCTCCTGGAACAGCAGAAGTCCTCGGCGGACCTGGAGCAGTGCATCAAGGAGGGCGAGGAGAAGAAGCAGGCACTGGCGGAGAGGCTGCACGAGCTGGAGCTGAACCTAGCTAAGCTGAAGTTTCACCCGCCCTCGAACACAAGCAG ggtgctggaggaggagctgcGGCTGAAACTGCAGTGCCAAGAGGCTCGGCTGGAGGACATGCGGGCCCAGATGATGAGGAGCAAGGATGATCTGCTCAAATGTGAAGTCAACATCGACAGCCTTTTCGTCCGCCTGCAGGGCATCACCGTGCCCGGCCAG GAGGATCCTGTCAAGGCCATGGCGgtggaggagaagctgcagcactgtgaGCAGAAGCTGCGCTACCTGGTGCAGCAGGTGGCCAGCCTGCCCCACGACTGGCGCAGCCCCAACAAGGACAACAAG ATTTTTGCCAAGGTCCGTAGCATAACAGAGAAAACCACCAGAGATCATCCACAGAACCTGAGGGTTTCCTTGGAGGATGCGGACAGCAGCCAAGGTAGGAGAGCACAGCGAGGACACGTGCCACAGCAACcgtcccagcccctgcccatgggGATTCCTGGGCATCCTTGCCTGTCTTCCACTGTCCCAGCAGAGCCCAACCCACGAGCTGCTTGTCCCAGGTGCTGTGGGACAAGGAGGGAGAGCCTTGGCTTCAAAATCACCTGGTTGTGGCCTCCTCCGGTTGGATGTTCTTGGGGGAGACCACGAGCTTTTGGCAGCTCACTACTGTGTTTTGAACAAAGCGGGAGCTGTACCCACCACCCCCCGGCTCCAGGCCTTTCTGGGAAGCCCCAGCAGTGTTGA
- the LOC121084262 gene encoding coiled-coil domain-containing protein 183-like, producing the protein MPIQVAQEKLQADIYERVNTCNMLLHQVRQRRQVREELQRRLQQLQDAAMPDKRQQAQAQAIRQLEKNIEKMLLKVHTGQKVTALYLAVRDVLRKELAHLPPHLDLLCKMAKLYGRELQDMDLMALEACKAADRAKVRWPGAPRGPFPPSRAHRRHHVPRSCKDANRTRSRILAERARMYRSRATQEVSADRGWQEEMYQRHLRAQERHELTVDSPTPASQDQLVGTSLEALRSQMEHEARVTQKLEQAKAALQCSRTWDIPGRLLEQQKSSADLEQCIKEGEEKKQALAERLHELELNLAKLKFHPPSNTSRVLEEELRLKLQCQEARLEDMRAQMMRSKDDLLKCEVNIDSLFVRLQGITVPGQEDPVKAMAVEEKLQHCEQKLRYLVQQVASLPHDWRSPNKDNKIFAKVRSITEKTTRDHPQNLRVSLEDADSSQGRRAQRGHVPQQPSQPLPMGIPGHPCLSSTVPAEPNPRAACPRCCGTRRESLGFKITWLWPPPVGCSWGRPRAFGSSLLCFEQSGSCTHHPPAPGLSGKPQQC; encoded by the exons ATGCCCATCCAGGTGGCCCAGGAGAAGCTCCAGGCTGACATCTATGAACGGGTGAACACCTGCAACATGCTGCTGCACCAGGTGAGGCAGCGGAGACAAGTGCgggaggagctgcagaggcggctgcagcagctgcaggatgctgcgATGCCTGACAAGCGGCAGCAGGCACAGGCGCAG gccATTCgccagctggagaaaaacattGAGAAGATGCTCCTCAAAGTCCACACTGGACAGAAGGTGACCGCCCTGTACCTGGCGGTGCGGGATGTCCTGAGGAAG GAGCTGGCCCACCTGCCTCCGCACCTGGACCTCCTGTGCAAGATGGCCAAGCTGTATGGTAGGGAGCTCCAGGACATGGATCTCATGGCCTTGGAGGCCTGCAAAGCCGCTGACAGAGCCAAGGTGAGATGGCCAGGGGCACCTCGGGGCCCTTTTCCACCCTCCAGAGCCCACCGACGGCACCATGTGCCCCGGAGCTGC AAGGACGCAAACAGGACGCGCAGCCGGATCCTTGCAGAGAGAGCGCGCATGTACCGCTCCCGGGCCACCCAGGAGGTCTCTGCAGACAgagggtggcaggaggagatgTACCAAAGGCACCTGAGAGCG caggagaggcacGAGCTCACCGTGGACTCCCCGACCCCGGCCTCACAGGACCAGCTCGTGG gcaCCAGTCTGGAGGCCCTCAGGTCCCAGATGGAGCACGAGGCCAGGGTCACGCAGAAGTTGGAGCAGGCCAAGGCTGCGCTGCAGTGCTCCAGGACCTGG GACATACCCGGCAGGCTCCTGGAACAGCAGAAGTCCTCGGCGGACCTGGAGCAGTGCATCAAGGAGGGCGAGGAGAAGAAGCAGGCACTGGCGGAGAGGCTGCACGAGCTGGAGCTGAACCTAGCTAAGCTGAAGTTTCACCCGCCCTCGAACACAAGCAG ggtgctggaggaggagctgcGGCTGAAACTGCAGTGCCAAGAGGCTCGGCTGGAGGACATGCGGGCCCAGATGATGAGGAGCAAGGATGATCTGCTCAAATGTGAAGTCAACATCGACAGCCTTTTCGTCCGCCTGCAGGGCATCACCGTGCCCGGCCAG GAGGATCCTGTCAAGGCCATGGCGgtggaggagaagctgcagcactgtgaGCAGAAGCTGCGCTACCTGGTGCAGCAGGTGGCCAGCCTGCCCCACGACTGGCGCAGCCCCAACAAGGACAACAAG ATTTTTGCCAAGGTCCGTAGCATAACAGAGAAAACCACCAGAGATCATCCACAGAACCTGAGGGTTTCCTTGGAGGATGCGGACAGCAGCCAAGGTAGGAGAGCACAGCGAGGACACGTGCCACAGCAACcgtcccagcccctgcccatgggGATTCCTGGGCATCCTTGCCTGTCTTCCACTGTCCCAGCAGAGCCCAACCCACGAGCTGCTTGTCCCAGGTGCTGTGGGACAAGGAGGGAGAGCCTTGGCTTCAAAATCACCTGGTTGTGGCCTCCTCCGGTTGGATGTTCTTGGGGGAGACCACGAGCTTTTGGCAGCTCACTACTGTGTTTTGAACAAAGCGGGAGCTGTACCCACCACCCCCCGGCTCCAGGCCTTTCTGGGAAGCCCCAGCAGTGTTGA